GCACTCGGTTTGCCGTCGGCCAATGCGGGCCACGGGTGGGCCGGATCTTCCACGGCCAGCCAGGCGCGGGCGCCGTTTTTTTCCAGTAAAGGCGCGGCGGTCAGTTCGGCGGCGAACCCATCCAGGGCCACGGCTTGCACATGGTTTTGCGGCTTGAGGCCCGGTAGGAGCACCGCCAACGGCACTGCGCGATAGGTCATGTGGCGCTTGTAGGACACGTCATCAGTGATCTGCACCGTTTGCGCATCCGGATGCTTGAGCAGGTCGGCGGTCTGCCAGGTCTTGCTGGCGTGATCGAGTTCGATGCTCAGTTGTGCAGCCGCAGCAGGCAGGCTGATGAGCAGGGCGAGCAGGGCAAGGATAAATTTCACGAGGGTGGCCCGATGCAAAGTGACGATGGGGCTCACGATACCGGAAAATCCCACGCAAAACGGCAGCCCCTGCAACAGGACCGCTATACGCAATGTCCCGGCAGGTGCTGCCAAAAACTGCAGTTCTGGTGCTGTGAGTGCACGGAATGTGTGGGGTAGGGGGTCACCCAATAACCTTGGTTAAATTGGGCAAGATCAGAATCAGTGTGGTGGCGAAGAGAATAAGTCCCGCCTGACGTACTTTCGAATGTTTGAACATGGCTGACTGCCTTTTGTTGTTATTCCTGAGCGTCAAATGCGTGCCGGTAAAACCACTATGCAGTGTTGACGTGTCGCTTTTCTTACAGTTGCTCCAGCAAAACCCGGCAGCAACTTCTTACTGATTGAACCTTAGAGCCCTCGTTCTGCGCGGCTTAGATCCATTTCATATCAGCTAATCAGAATTTCAGCTTAAAACGGCATGAGGCCTATCGCCATCTTGGCGCCAAAGCCTTGGCTAGACAGCTAAAACGATTAATCAGGCAATACGCTAAGGGCCCTACCGTTCGTCCGAGCGTGGAGGTCAAAAGCAATGAGCGCATCCGTCATTGAAACCGTGTCAATCGAGCCTAAGGTAAGGGCACACATGCACAGCGGTTCGAGGACGTCATGACCCAAGCTTTGATCTTTGATGCCATACGCACGCCACGGGGCAAAGGTAAGGCCGACGGCGCCTTGCACAGCGTCAAGCCGGTAAACCTGGTGGCCGGTTTGCTGACAGCGCTGGCGCAACGCAGCGACCTCGACACCCACCAGGTCGATGACATCGTGCTCGGCTGCGTGACCCCGATGGGCGACCAGGGCGCCGACATCGCCAAGACCGCTGCGCTGGTGGCGGACTGGGCCGTGAGCGTCGCCGGGGTGCAGGTCAACCGCTTTTGCGCCTCGGGCCTGGAGGCGGTCAACCTCGGGGCGATGAAAGTGCGCTCCGGTTTTGAAGACCTGGTGGTGGTCGGCGGCGTCGAGTCCATGTCCCGCGTGCCCATGGGCAGCGATGGCGGTGCCTGGGTGCTCGACCCGCAAACCAATCTGCACAGCCACTTCACGCCCCAGGGCATCGGCGCGGACCTGATCGCCACCCTGGAAGGCTTCACGCGCGAGGACGTCGACACCTTTGCCCTACAGTCCCAGCAGAAAGCGGCCAGGGCCCGTGCAGATGGTTCCTTCAACAAATCGCTGATCGCAGTGCAGGACCAGAACGCTATCGTGCTGCTGGACCATGATGAA
The genomic region above belongs to Pseudomonas poae and contains:
- a CDS encoding acetyl-CoA C-acetyltransferase → MTQALIFDAIRTPRGKGKADGALHSVKPVNLVAGLLTALAQRSDLDTHQVDDIVLGCVTPMGDQGADIAKTAALVADWAVSVAGVQVNRFCASGLEAVNLGAMKVRSGFEDLVVVGGVESMSRVPMGSDGGAWVLDPQTNLHSHFTPQGIGADLIATLEGFTREDVDTFALQSQQKAARARADGSFNKSLIAVQDQNAIVLLDHDEFIRGDSTLEGLGKLKPSFEMMGQMGFDATALRVYSHVERIHHVHTPGNSSGIVDGAALMLIGSEAKGRELGLQPRARIVATAVTSTDPTIMLTGPAPATRKALAKAGLRIEDIDLFEVNEAFASVVLKFIKDMRIDASRVNVNGGSIAMGHPLGATGCAILGTLLDELEVRQQRYGLATLCVGGGMGIATIIERL